The sequence TCACGAAGCGGTCGATGCGCTGGGTGACGTGCGGCACCGTCTTATAGGCGAGGAACAGGCCCGCCGCGCCGATGCCGCCGAGGCCCACCACCCAGATGATGCGCAGCCCGGCCAGGAAGAACAGGCTGCCCCACACCAGCGAAACCAGCATGGTCTGGCCGAAATCCGGCTGCATCACCAGCGGCGTCACCACCATGCCGAGCAGGCCGATGGCGAGAAACTGGCCTGGCATTTCCGGCCGGCGCACGCTTTCCGAGAACAGCCAGGCGGCGATGATGACGAAGCTGGGCTTGAGGAATTCGGACGGCTGCACCGTGATGCTGGCGATGTTGAGCCAGCGCCGGGCGCCCTTCACCTCCGGCCCGATCACCAGGGTGGCGCAGACGAGGGCGAGAAAGAACAGGAACAGCACCAGCGCGATGCGGCGGATGTTGCGCGGTGAGAGGAACGAGGTGGCGAGCAGGATGATGAGCGCCGGCACCAGGAACATCACCTGCCGGTTAACGAAGTGAAACGGGTCGGGGATGCCGATCCGCGCCGCCACCGGCGGGCTCGCCGCCAGCGCCAGCACGATGCCGATGATCATCAAGGCGGCGAGAGCGCCGAGCAGCAGCCGGTCAATGGTCCACCACCACTCGCCAACCACCGTCCTTTCGGCACGCGATATCATATACGCCACTCCGGAAAACGCATTGCCAGAGTATGGGACGGTTAAGGTTGACGCCGGCTTAATGCCGGCATCGCCTCATGCCGCCGGCAGGGCGTTGACGAGCGCGCGGAAGGCATCGCCGCGCACCTCGAAATTGCGGTACTGGTCGAAGCTGGCGCAGGCGGGCGAGAGCAGCACGACGGGATGAGCAAGTCCCGAAGCCGCCGCGTCCGCCGCCGCCCGCGCCACCGCCACATCGAGCGTGCCACACAGCTCGAACGGTATCTCATTACCCAGCGTCGCGGCGAATTCCGGCGCGGCGACGCCGATGAGATAGGCCTTGCGCACCCGCGGAAAGAACGGCCGCAGCGGCTCGATGCCGCCATCCTTCGGCTTGCCGCCGGCGATCCAGAAAATGCCCTCGAAGGAGGTGAGCGCACGTTCCGCCGCATCGGCATTGGTTGCCTTGGAATCATTGACGAACAGCACCTTGCCGAGGGTGCGCACCTGTTCCATGCGGTGGGCGAGGCCGGGGAAGCTCGCCATGCCGGTGGCGATCACCTCCGGCGCCAGACCGAGGGCACGGGCGGCGGCGAAGGCGGCGGCGGCGTTCTGCGCATTATGCGCCCCGCGCAGCGAGCCTATGCCGGCCAGCGACAGGGTGAAGGACCGCACCCCATTCTCCGCCACGACGAGATCGGAACCATCGAGGAATATGCCGGTTTGTAGCGGCCCGCGCACCGAAACCCGCACGACATTCGTGCCCGCCGCTTCCGCCCGGTCGGCGATGGCGGACGACCAGTCGTCATCGACCCCGACCACCGCCGTGCCGCCCGCTTCCACACCGACGATGAGGCGTTCCTTGACCTCGGCATAGTGCTCCATCGTGCCGTGCCGGTCGATATGGTCAGGCGACAGGTTGAGCAGGATGCCGACGGCCGGGTCGAGAGTCGGGGCGAGGTCGATCTGGTAGGAGGAGCATTCGATCACATAGGCGCGCCGCCCCTTCGGCGGCTCCAGCCCGAGAATGGCCGGGCCGAAATTGCCGCCGATCTGCACGTCGCGCCCACCGACCTTGAGCAGATGGGCGAGCAGCGCCGTGGTGGTCGACTTGCCATTGGTGCCGGTGATCGCGGCAAAGGCCGGCCGGCCGGCGGCGCGGCGCTCGCGGCAGAACAATTCGATATCGCCGATGATCTCAACGCCGGCGGCCTGCGCCTTCTTCACCGTCCAGTGCGGTTCGGGATGGGTGAACGGCACGCCCGGCGCCAGCACCAGCGCGGCGAAGTCCGCCCAGTCGGCCTCGGCGAGATCGCCGGTCGGAATGCCATCGGCCGCCGCCTTCGCCACCGAGGCGGGCGAATCGTCCCACGCGATGACCCGCGCCCCACCGGCGCGCAGTGCCCGGGCGGTGGCGAGGCCCGAGCCGCCGAGCCCGAACAGGGCGACGGAACGGTCCTTCAGCGTGGAGACGGGGATCATGGAAGCAACCTCGACAAAGGGCCGCCGGGAGAGGAGCGGCACGGGCGCCTCTGGCTAGCGCATTTCGCAGGGCGATGAAATGATCGGTGGCTCGCGCGCGTCGATGACGGCCCCCTCCCCCCAGCCTGAGAGCCTGCCATGCCCGCCCCCGCTTTGCTTCCCCTCGCTTCGACCATGCGCGTGTTGCGGCCGCATCCCAACATCTACGCCTTCTATGACGGTCGGATCGACGGCGCGCGGGCGCATTCCGCAGCGCCGAACTGGCTCGACGACGGCGCCTATGCGCTCGGCGTCTGCGTCTATGCGGTGGTGGATGGGCATGAGGCCCTGCTCTACGACACCCACATCTCCATTCCCCACGCGCAGATGATGCGCCGGACGCTGGAGGAGGCGGGCGTCACCTCCTTCCGCGTGGTGCTGAGCCATTGGCATGACGACCATGTCGCCGGCAATGCGGTCTTCGCCACGGACGAGATCATCGCGCTCGACCGCACGGAGCGGACGCTTGCCGCCAACCGGGTGGCGCTGGAGAATGGCGATCCGCCGATCTTCCCGTTGGTCATGCCGAACAAAATCATCACCGGCCCGACCGAACTCACTGTCGGCCGGCTCACGGTGAAGCTGGAGCCGGCGGAGATTCACAGCCATGACGGGCTGATCCTGCTGCTGCCGCAACTCGGGGTGATGCTGGCCGGCGACACGCTGGAAGAGCCGATCACCTATGTCGCCGAACCGGAGCGCCTGCCGGTGCATCTTGAG is a genomic window of Ancylobacter sp. IITR112 containing:
- the murD gene encoding UDP-N-acetylmuramoyl-L-alanine--D-glutamate ligase yields the protein MIPVSTLKDRSVALFGLGGSGLATARALRAGGARVIAWDDSPASVAKAAADGIPTGDLAEADWADFAALVLAPGVPFTHPEPHWTVKKAQAAGVEIIGDIELFCRERRAAGRPAFAAITGTNGKSTTTALLAHLLKVGGRDVQIGGNFGPAILGLEPPKGRRAYVIECSSYQIDLAPTLDPAVGILLNLSPDHIDRHGTMEHYAEVKERLIVGVEAGGTAVVGVDDDWSSAIADRAEAAGTNVVRVSVRGPLQTGIFLDGSDLVVAENGVRSFTLSLAGIGSLRGAHNAQNAAAAFAAARALGLAPEVIATGMASFPGLAHRMEQVRTLGKVLFVNDSKATNADAAERALTSFEGIFWIAGGKPKDGGIEPLRPFFPRVRKAYLIGVAAPEFAATLGNEIPFELCGTLDVAVARAAADAAASGLAHPVVLLSPACASFDQYRNFEVRGDAFRALVNALPAA
- the ftsW gene encoding putative lipid II flippase FtsW yields the protein MISRAERTVVGEWWWTIDRLLLGALAALMIIGIVLALAASPPVAARIGIPDPFHFVNRQVMFLVPALIILLATSFLSPRNIRRIALVLFLFFLALVCATLVIGPEVKGARRWLNIASITVQPSEFLKPSFVIIAAWLFSESVRRPEMPGQFLAIGLLGMVVTPLVMQPDFGQTMLVSLVWGSLFFLAGLRIIWVVGLGGIGAAGLFLAYKTVPHVTQRIDRFVNPDSGDTYQIDLAINSFLNGGWLGQGPGEGSFKKVLPDGHTDFIFAVAGEEFGAVLCLIIAGLFAFIVLRALSRALNDEDPFVRFATAGLAMLFGLQSCINMMVNLHMMPAKGMTLPFVSYGGSSLLSLAYGMGMLLALTRRRPRTATLAELERLGTRLGAPLPRPA
- a CDS encoding MBL fold metallo-hydrolase: MPAPALLPLASTMRVLRPHPNIYAFYDGRIDGARAHSAAPNWLDDGAYALGVCVYAVVDGHEALLYDTHISIPHAQMMRRTLEEAGVTSFRVVLSHWHDDHVAGNAVFATDEIIALDRTERTLAANRVALENGDPPIFPLVMPNKIITGPTELTVGRLTVKLEPAEIHSHDGLILLLPQLGVMLAGDTLEEPITYVAEPERLPVHLEELKRIRQWGYARILPNHGAPDVIAAGGYGPELIDATLRYVSKLLHTRIDMALADQDLSTFIAGDLAAGTLAYFAPYEAVHAANVKKMLALPG